A single window of Dermochelys coriacea isolate rDerCor1 chromosome 14, rDerCor1.pri.v4, whole genome shotgun sequence DNA harbors:
- the LOC119842533 gene encoding ictacalcin-like, translated as MRARCKATLTDCPGAGPDRERRERRGGLSSCGGGRKPAEMAGKDSELEKGLHAIVGTFYKYAKDKGGAKALDHAAFQKLLSNELSHQLKEVQSKEAGKDLLKKMDTDNNQLISFEEYWELVALICQAIERYNYRK; from the exons ATGAGAGCCAGATGCAAGGCGACATTAACTGACTGCCCCGGTGCAGGGCCggacagagagagaagagaacgAAGGGGTGGGCTGTCATCCTGTGGAG GTGGAAGGAAGCCGGCCGAGATGGCTGGGAAAGACTCTGAGCTGGAGAAAGGCCTCCATGCCATCGTGGGCACCTTCTACAAATACGCCAAGGACAAAGGCGGAGCCAAGGCTCTGGACCATGCGGCTTTCCAGAAGTTGCTCAGCAATGAGCTGAGCCATCAGCTCAAG GAAGTGCAGAGCAAAGAGGCAGGGAAGGACCTGTTGAAGAAGATGGATACAGACAACAACCAGCTCATCTCCTTCGAGGAATATTGGGAGCTGGTCGCCTTAATCTGCCAAGCCATTGAGCGCTACAATTACAGAAAATAG
- the LOC119842662 gene encoding zinc-binding protein A33-like — MASALDVSSLAEDLLCPICLSLFRDPRMLECGHSFCAACLEPCVPKGQRRGLCPECRRPFALRSVATNWALCSLAEKARLLKLDEGAQPGRRGSGWSTCPEHEEPLKLFCSQDEGPVCVICRDLPQHRGHDFLPIKNAVQKYQEQLKASLQPLQEGLKRLVQSQCHQQENITELQSCSDSLLDHISGEFEKMHQLLSLRELGLKEALEQQRKKNLVQMEEKLQELNGKVASWTETLSRVRVGLERKDNIGFLKDAKELMERVREGQRAQGKEAEKLDEVGAEEELRTSDDDTDECEKEEEGEEDEEDEEPEVEEEEDEEGAEEEEAKEEEDDGVVPVDLNLGEFKGPLQFYAWKELLGIVHPVPACITLDCHSAHPSLVLIEEATGVKFSPGRRFWRRKPQRFTASPCVVGREGCTGGRLYWEVRVGDSPNWVVGAARRSVKRKKRVRFRAREGVWAIERRGGQYWALTDPCLTLSVCGRLEKVGVYLDFEGGQLSFYNSSSLSHLHTFQDSFTEELVPFLSTQSSEPLSMWDLEL, encoded by the exons ATGGCGTCTGCTCTGGATGTGTCCAGCCTGGCCGAGGATCTGCTCTGCCCCATCTGCCTGTCCCTGTTCCGGGACCCCCGCATGCTGGAGTGTGGACACAGCTTCtgtgctgcctgcctggagcccTGCGTCCCCAAGGGGCAGCGCCGGGGGCTGTGCCCCGAGTGCCGGCGCCCCTTCGCCCTGCGCAGTGTGGCCACCAACTGGGCCCTGTGCAGCCTGGCGGAGAAAGCCCGGCTGCTCAAACTGGATGAGGGGGCCCAGCCGGGCAGAAGAGGGTCTGGATGGTCCACCTGCCCGGAGCACGAG GAGCCGCTCAAACTCTTCTGCAGCCAGGACGAGGGGCCCGTGTGCGTGATCTGCCGGGACCTGCCCCAGCACCGCGGCCACGACTTCCTGCCCATCAAAAACGCCGTCCAGAAATATCAG GAACAGCTCAAGgcgtctctgcagcccctgcaggAAGGTCTCAAGAGGCTGGTGCAGAGCCAGTGCCACCAGCAGGAGAACATAACAGAGCTGCAG AGCTGCTCCGACTCCCTGTTGGACCACATCTCGGGGGAGTTTGAGAAGATGCACCAGCTGCTGAGTCTGCGGGAGCTGGGCCTGAAGGAGGCGCTGGAGCAGCAGCGGAAGAAGAACCTGGTGCAGATGGAGGAGAAGCTCCAGGAGCTGAATGGGAAAGTGGCCTCGTGGACCGAGACCCTCTCCAGGGTACGCGTGGGGCTGGAGCGCAAGGACAATATTGGCTTCCTCAAG GATGCCAAGGAGCTGATGGAGAG GGTCCGTGAGGGGCAGCGAGCCCaggggaaggaggcggagaagCTGGATGAGGTGGGGGCGGAAGAGGAATTGAGAACCAGTGATGACGACACCGACGAAtgtgagaaagaggaggaaggggaagaggatgaggaagatgaggaacctgaggtggaagaggaggaagacGAGGAGGGGGCCGAGGAAGAAGAGGCTAAGGAAGAGGAAGACGATGGGGTGGTTCCTGTGGACCTGAACCTCGGGGAGTTTAAGGGACCCCTGCAGTTCTATGCTTGGAAGGAGCTACTGGGGATAGTCCACCCAG tgcCAGCCTGCATCACCCTGGACTGCCACTCGGCCCACCCCAGCCTGGTCCTCATCGAGGAAGCCACCGGTGTGAAGTTCAGCCCGGGCCGGCGGTTCTGGCGCCGTAAGCCCCAGCGCTTCACGGCCAGCCCCTGTGTGGTGGGGCGGGAGGGCTGCACGGGCGGCCGGCTCTACTGGGAGGTGCGGGTGGGTGACAGCCCCAACTGGGTGGTGGGTGCTGCCCGGAGGTCCGTGAAACGCAAGAAGCGTGTCCGCTTCCGGGCCAGGGAAGGGGTGTGGGCCATCGAGCGGCGAGGGGGGCAGTACTGGGCTCTGACAGACCCCTGCCTCACCCTGTCCGTCTGTGGGAGGCTGGAGAAGGTGGGGGTGTATCTGGACTTCGAAGGCGGCCAGTTGTCCTTCTACAACAGCTCCAGCTTGAGCCATCTGCACACCTTCCAGGACTCCTTCACGGAGGAGTTAGTTCCCTTCCTGAGCACCCAGTCCAGCGAGCCCCTCTCCATGTGGGACCTGGAGCTCTGA